A region from the Sorex araneus isolate mSorAra2 chromosome 6, mSorAra2.pri, whole genome shotgun sequence genome encodes:
- the TSPAN11 gene encoding tetraspanin-11, which produces MAQDKGEQDDWLLVYLKYLLFVFNFFFWAGGAAVLALGVWTLVEKSSYLGVLASSTFAASACILILAGGLVMLTGFLGFRAVVREDRGCLSTYFCLLLVIFLVELVAGVLAHVYYQRLSEELRLHLTRTLVENYGQPQAAEITASMDRLQQDFRCCGSNSSADWRLSAYVRSPEAQGRRVPDSCCKTVVPRCGRRVHPSNIYQVEGGCISKLEQFLADHLLLMGAVGIGVACLQICGMVLTCSLHRRLQMHRY; this is translated from the exons ATGGCCCAGGACAAGGGGGAGCAGGACGACTGGCTCCTGGTCTACCTGAAGTACTTGCTCTTCGTCTTCAACTTCTTCTTCTGG GCGGGGGGCGCGGCCGTGCTGGCCCTGGGCGTGTGGACGCTGGTGGAGAAGAGCAGCTACCTGGGCGTGCTGGCCTCCAGCACCTTCGCGGCCTCCGCGTGCATCCTCATCCTCGCCGGCGGCCTCGTCATGCTCACCGGCTTCCTGGGCTTCCGTGCCGTCGTCCGGGAGGACAGGGGCTGCCTCTCCACG taCTTCTGCCTGCTGCTCGTCATCTTCCTCGTGGAGCTGGTGGCCGGGGTCCTGGCCCACGTGTACTATCAGAGG cTGAGTGAGGAGCTGCGGCTGCACCTGACCCGGACCCTGGTGGAGAACTACGGGCAGCCCCAGGCCGCGGAGATCACCGCCTCCATGGACCGGCTGCAGCAGGAC TTCCGGTGCTGCGGGAGCAACAGCTCTGCCGACTGGCGGCTCAGCGCCTACGTGCGCTCCCCCGAGGCGCAGGGCCGGCGCGTGCCCGACAGCTGCTGCAAGACGGTGGTGCCGCGCTGCGGCCGGCGGGTGCACCCCTCCAACATCTACCAGGTGGAG GGCGGCTGCATCTCCAAGCTGGAGCAGTTCCTGGCCGACCACCTGCTGCTCATGGGGGCCGTGGGCATCGGGGTGGCCTGCCTGCAG ATCTGCGGGATGGTTCTCACCTGCTCGCTGCACCGGAGGCTGCAGATGCACCGCTACTAG